The nucleotide sequence CTGGCATATCTACCCGGGCCATCGCCACCGGCATGGAGCTTTCACCGAGCACGGTGGCCAAGTATCTACTAAGTGCAGAAGCTCAATAATTGTCGAAGCTCAATAATTGTCGAATGTAGTAGCTACCTGCGAGCTTGCCGCCTTAAATGGGGGACAGCCGTTATCTTGCGAGCTTCCTAAAACCAGCAACCTCCCAAAATGAACAGTCGATGCTGCATCATATCATCTACATGAGTCGGGGCATACAACCGATGCAAGATCATGAACTGCGGGCCTTGCTAGAGCAGGCGCAACAAGCCAATGCGGAGCAGGATATTACGGGAGCCTTAATTTATGGCGACCACCAATTCATGCAAATCATTGAAGGAGAAGAGTCGCGTCTGGCCTCACTTTATGCAAAGCTCCTGAATGACCCGCGCCATACCAGTGTGGTGAAACTGGCGGACAAGCAAATCAACGAGCGCAGTTTCTCTTCCTGGTCGATGGCATTTCATGCAGCGTCTCCGGAGGAATTCAGCGAATTAGCCGGCTATGCTGAGCCGGAAACACTTGAATTGAAGAAACCTACCCTTAGCGCGGCTGATACGCTGCTGCTGGAGATGATGCAATCTTTCGTTTTAAAGAAAACAGATTAACGCATTCAGAAAGTCCCGCTATAAGGCGGGGCTTTTTTTGTCCTTTTCGCCAGTACCGCTGGGCGTGAGTTTTAGGCTCTGTTTCACACATCCCAAACTAACCCCAGTTGTATGAGAAACCTAATTGTGGTGCTCTTTGGCGGCATCTGCCTGTTGCTGGCTACTGCCTATAGCGCGCCGGCCCACGCCCAGCAGCGAAGCCCTGACCTCACCGTCCTCCACCTGCAGGCGCGCCATGTGCATGTCGACGCTGAGGCGATACCCGTTGCCACCGTGATGTAGCATAACTCGTGGCCGGCTTGCCCGACGAGCGCCGCAAGCCCCACCCAGACCGGTTCTACACCCGCTGGCGCCGGGTGCACGGCCGCTGGTAACAGTTCACCTTCCGAAAAGGCGAGCGAAGCGCCATGGTCACGACGCCGGAGCTTGGCTGGCGAAGTCGACTGTTTGTGTAAGGATCAATTGAAAAGGGCTCTCAGCAGTATGCGAAGAGTCCTTTTGTTAAAAGTCCGGCATCTCGGTCAGCTGGTCATCGTCGTCGAACATGCCTAGGTTGCGCAAGTAGGTGGCTGTGATGCTGGCGTGGGCGTGCCGGGAGTGTCGCTGTACCAGCTCGATGTCCTTGGTGGCCAGCTACAGGTTGATAGCGCCGGTGTGCATAGCCGTAGACCATATGCTCGCCGTCGAGCAGGCCCACGACCTCCATGACTTTGCGGTTGCGCTTGGCAAACCAGTTCTTGCCTACCGGCACGGGGCCGGGCTGCCGGGCGCGGGTGAAGATGTAGTAGTTGGGCGAGCGTAGTTCACTTATTAATGCCCGTGTACGGCTTTCGGATGAAGTCCTGCTTGTCCGTATCCCAGATCCGGTAGTCGATATATCACCGCTTACTCAGGTCGCCGTTGGCGTCAAACAGTTGGGGCTCATACTCAAGCGGGTATATGGGGATGTGATAGAACGATAAATTTCAACAAAAAAAAGGCCCTTTCTACTGCAGAAAGGGCCTTTTTACAAGTAGCGGGGACGAGAGTTGAACTCGTGACCTCAGGGTTATGAATCCTGTGCTCTAACCAACTGAGCTACCCCGCCGGGTTTTTGGTGCTGCAAAGGTAAGAACAAGATTTGTTCCGGCACAAGCCCTGAAGCAAAAAAAACCCGTGTATATTGCTCCCCTACGGTCTTTGGTGAATGCTGCGGACCAATAAATTCCTAAGTCTGTTCTGCTTATGCCTCTTTCTGCCACTCGTCACAAACATCGGTTTACCGTCGAATTTCCCATAAATGCTTCCCCAAAAATCCTGTACCCCTATCTGGCTTCAGCTTCCGGGCTGTCGCAGTGGTTCTGCCAGGATGTGCGCATCGACGAAGATCACCGCTTTAACTTCATCTGGGACAACCAGCCGCACTTTGCAGAAATGAACTCGCACCGCACCAATCGCTCGGTGCGTTATGTTTTCCTCGACCAGAACAAGCGCCACATACCGGATGCCAACTATCTAGATTTCACGCTGGAAGAGTCGCAGCTGACGCAGGAAGTGTACCTGCGGGTGCTGGACTACTCCGAGGAAACCGACGACGATGAGCTGCAGGGCATGTGGGAAGGCCTGATCGTGAAGTTGCGTGAACTGGTAGGCGGCTAAGCGGGTTTTACGCAGTAGAAAAGCGGAGCGGACGCGAAACGGACAGTATCTTCGTTTCCGTTCCGCTCTTTTTTGTGGCCCATTTCCGCTTGCGCGCCTGGTCGTCGCTACTGTATGAAAAAACTTGATAAGCTTATTCTGAAGGCCTTTATGGGGCCGTTCCTGCTCACGCTGGCCGTAGTGGAGTTTATTCTGCTGACGCAGTATATGCTCAAGTACCTCGACGACCTGGTGGGCAAGGACCTGGGGGCCGAGGTGCTGGTGCAGCTGCTATTCTACTTTGCGGTGCTACTGCTGCCCATTGCCCTGCCGCTGGCCGTGCTGCTGTCGTCGCTGATGACCTTTGGCACGCTGGGCGAGCACCACGAGCTGACGGCCATCAAGACCTCGGGCATTTCGTTGACCCGCATTCTGCGGCCGGTGCTGCTCACCAGCCTCGCGCTGATGGTGGGGGCCTTCTGGTTCAACAACGCCATTGTGCCCAAAGCCAACCTGAAAGCGTTCAGCCTGCTCTGGGATGTGCGGCAGCAGAAGCTCGCCCTCGACATCCGGCCCGGCGTGTTCTACAGCGGCATCCCCGGCTACACCATTAAGGTGAACGACAAGCAGGGCGAAGACGGCGAAATCCTGATGGGCATCATGATTTACGACCACACCCAGGGTTCGGGCAACATGCGCGTGATTCTGGCCGACTCCGGCCGCATGTTCACGCGCTTTGGCGGGCAGTACCTGGGCCTAGAGCTGTTTCGGGGGCAGAGCTACGTGGAGCAGCCCGACGCGCGCAGCCGCTCCGGCGCCACGTTCATCCGGCAGGCCTTCAACCGCAACATGATTACGTTCTCGCTGAAATCTTTCGACCTGAATCGGACGCAGGTGGAGCTGTTTTCGCAGAACAAGATGATGAAAAACATCCCGCAGCTCGAGTCCTATATCGACTCGCTGCAGGGACGCCTGCGCACGGAGCGCGGGCAGGTGTCGCGCCAGCTGGCTCCCTATTATACTTACCTGCGCTTCGATACCACCGGGCAGGCCCAAAACCGGCGGGCCGAGCCGATTCAGGTGGCTGAAACCCGGTTGCCGGCCCTCAATGTGAACGTGCTGGAACAGGCT is from Hymenobacter yonginensis and encodes:
- a CDS encoding START-like domain-containing protein encodes the protein MPLSATRHKHRFTVEFPINASPKILYPYLASASGLSQWFCQDVRIDEDHRFNFIWDNQPHFAEMNSHRTNRSVRYVFLDQNKRHIPDANYLDFTLEESQLTQEVYLRVLDYSEETDDDELQGMWEGLIVKLRELVGG
- a CDS encoding BLUF domain-containing protein, encoding MGDSRYLASFLKPATSQNEQSMLHHIIYMSRGIQPMQDHELRALLEQAQQANAEQDITGALIYGDHQFMQIIEGEESRLASLYAKLLNDPRHTSVVKLADKQINERSFSSWSMAFHAASPEEFSELAGYAEPETLELKKPTLSAADTLLLEMMQSFVLKKTD
- a CDS encoding LptF/LptG family permease; translated protein: MKKLDKLILKAFMGPFLLTLAVVEFILLTQYMLKYLDDLVGKDLGAEVLVQLLFYFAVLLLPIALPLAVLLSSLMTFGTLGEHHELTAIKTSGISLTRILRPVLLTSLALMVGAFWFNNAIVPKANLKAFSLLWDVRQQKLALDIRPGVFYSGIPGYTIKVNDKQGEDGEILMGIMIYDHTQGSGNMRVILADSGRMFTRFGGQYLGLELFRGQSYVEQPDARSRSGATFIRQAFNRNMITFSLKSFDLNRTQVELFSQNKMMKNIPQLESYIDSLQGRLRTERGQVSRQLAPYYTYLRFDTTGQAQNRRAEPIQVAETRLPALNVNVLEQAANRARNVRAFAGTTGERLANLAKESGNYRIEIYRKYVQSVAILLMFLIGAPLGAIIKKGGLGVPILVSILFFIVYYILSIMGEKYGREGVMPVTLGMWMSTVALLPFGLFFLYQARNDSGLLDWDLGRFVPAWVRWPVRRYKKVV